AATCAATGAAATCATAATTATCTATAACATAAATAACCAGTAAAACCACTAATACCGCACCGGTAACAATTCCAACTGCATATTTAACAGGGGTATCATTATTTTGAGTAATATACTTACCTAAGCGGCCGAATATATCCTTGATCCCATCTTTAGCGCCCTGTTGTATACTTTTAGGCTCACTTATTTCAGGCGGATGGTCAAACATCCGTAAAATCTCTTGTGTATCTAACTCCAGATATTCAGAATATTTTTTAAGAAATCCTCGTAGATACACGCGTGCCGGGAATTTATCCCATTCATTCGCTTCTATCGCTATAATAAAATTTACAGAAATCTTAGTTGCGACATGAACCTTATCAAGGGTATACCCCAAATTTTCACGCCGACGCTTCAACAGCTCGCCGATAGTATTATCCATAAACCTTTTTTGTATTAATACCTTTCTGACTTACTATTATTTATTAACGTTCCGCTACACCGCACACTCTATTCTTGAGGCAGATCAAGTTTTTCTACATCTGACGGTAACTTTAGTTCAAACACATTATCGTCCTGGATTGTATTAATCTCAAAATCATTTATCTCCATTGTAGTCTGAAAACTGTCACTGTTAATCACAAGTTTTTCATAAACTAAAGTTTTCATATTAACCCACACCTTTATCTTAAGAGAAGGCATTATGCGCGGGATCATCACCAAGACGCATTGCTGCTCTGACTGTTCGAGAATAGACATCTGGTAAGTTTTACTCAGTTGTTTTGAAGAACCAATTATTTTTAACAATAGATCACTGAACATTGCATCGTTTGT
The sequence above is a segment of the Elusimicrobiota bacterium genome. Coding sequences within it:
- a CDS encoding outer-membrane lipoprotein carrier protein LolA — protein: MQQLIAKIAEAEKQMKTVSFSFVQQTKLTVAETEYTVVGTVKIKLPGQLRLECEKPEMYTAVLKGDLLTIYYPRYNQVTTAKLSSMTNDAMFSDLLLKIIGSSKQLSKTYQMSILEQSEQQCVLVMIPRIMPSLKIKVWVNMKTLVYEKLVINSDSFQTTMEINDFEINTIQDDNVFELKLPSDVEKLDLPQE
- a CDS encoding RodZ domain-containing protein — its product is MDNTIGELLKRRRENLGYTLDKVHVATKISVNFIIAIEANEWDKFPARVYLRGFLKKYSEYLELDTQEILRMFDHPPEISEPKSIQQGAKDGIKDIFGRLGKYITQNNDTPVKYAVGIVTGAVLVVLLVIYVIDNYDFIDFSSGKNVISAISVKTSSVTVPSNTQPAGKKYVLTIKVFVDTWIRVTLDGKKEFEGIVYTNKNYRWDAGEAINLKVGYVRGIDAMLDGEHVDLLSGARQGVNEVNLPVKSN